TCAGGCTGTAAAAGGAACATTACCTGAAATACTGCCATTACCGAAAGAGGCACTGCAATAGAGTAAAACCTTTCTGCCTTGAACCCCGAAGAAGACATATAACTTGCAATGAAGATTACCATCGAGAGCTTAGCAAGCTCCGAGGGCTGAAAGGTCATTACTCCAAGCCTTATCCATCTGGTTGCCCTGCCTGCAGTAACACCAATGCCCGGGACAAAAACAAGGATTAAAAGAACGAAAGAAAGAACGAGAAGGGGTATGGAGAGCTTCATAAGAAGCCTTGGCTTTACCCTATATGCAAAGACCATCATAACGAGGCTCACTGCCATTGTAAGGAGATACCTCAGAAAATAGTAAAACGGTGTAAGGTTCTTTTTCTCAGGCGTTATAACGGATGTCGAGCTATACACCATAAGTGCACCAAAACCCATAAGGGCAAAGACAATAATAAGAAGCCATCTATCGAATGTCCTAAATGGTGCTATAGTCTCCACACTGCCTCCTTGAACCTCTCCCCTCTGTCCTCGAAATCCCTGAACATGTCAAAGCTTGTGCAGGCAGGCGAAAGAAGAACTACATCACCCCTGTCAGCAATCTCTTTTGAGAGCTTGACCGCAGAGCTCATGTCATTTTCAAGCATGCATGGAACAATGTCTCCTAATGCAGACCTTATCTTTTCTTTAGCCTCTCCTATGAGAACTAAAGCCTTCACCCTTTCCCTTACGAGGTCTCTCAGGGTTGTGAAATCCCCTGCCTTATCCCTTCCGCCTGCAATAAGGACGATGGGGTTCGAGAAACTCTCGAGGGATTTAAGCACAGCACCTACATTCGTGCCTTTTGAGTCATTTACGAATGTCACGCCATTTAGCTCTCTTACGAATTCAAGCCTGTGTGGAAGTCCTCGGAATTCCCTGAGTGCCTGCCTGATTGCATCGGCGTGACAGCCTGCAAGGAGAGCCATGGCAGAGCCTGCCATGGCATTCTCCAGGTTATGAACCCCTTTAATGGCGATGTCATCCAAAGACATAAGAAAACCTTTTCCAATGGGCATATCGTAGTAAATCCCGTTGCCTTTTAAGTAAACACCCTTTACTTCATGAAGCCTCGAGAAGAAAAAAACCTTTGACCTTATATCTCCTTTGAGTGCCTTCAGTGTCTCAGGGTCATCGTGCTCTCCTGTTATTGCATTTCCAATATTTCCGCCAAGGATTGTGTTTTTGCCTGCCTTTTGGAGCATAAGGTTAAGAAGCGAAGTGGTAGTGGATTTTCCATTAGTGCCTGTGACCGCATAAAACGGAATCCTCTCTCCTACAACCCGATATGCAAGCTCAAGCTCGCCTATTGTCTTTATGCCCTTTGCCCTTGCCTTCCCAAGAGGCTCTATACCCATTGGCACACCAGGGCTTACTACAATCAGGTCTATGTCATGCATATCCTCAGGATGACCACCGAGCATCTGCTTGGCAGAAGGCGAAAGCATTTTTATAAATTCCATAAGCTCTTCTTTGGATTTCTTGTCGGTAACAGTTACATCTGCACCGAGACTCAAAAGCAGGTTAGTCGCACAAACACCGCTTTTTTGAAGTCCAAAGACAAGCACCTTTTTGCCCTTCATGGTAACTCCTACATCCACCTCCATATCATCCTCACCTCACCTTTAGTGTTGCAAGACTTAAAAGGGCAAGCATAATGCCTGCTATCCAAAACCTTACTATTACCTTTGGCTCGGGCCATCCTTTAAGCTCAAAGTGGTGATGTATCGGAGCCATCTTGAAGAGCCTTTTGCCTGTTAGCTTAAAGGATGCTACCTGAAGCAAAACCGAGATGGTCTCTGCAACGAATATCCCGCCCACAAGGGCAAGCACTATCTCATGTTTTGTAATGACTGCCAGTGTGCCTAATGCACCTCCAAGCCCTAAAGAGCCTACATCGCCCATGAATATGTCAGCAGGGTATGAGTTATACCAGAGGAATCCCAATGCCGCTCCAAACATCGCACCGCAAAACACCGTTAGCTCTCCTGTGGCAGGCAGATAAAGCACCTGTAGGTAGTCTGCAAGCCCTCTATGTCCTGATATATAAACGAGCACACTGGTTGCAAGGGTTGCAATTCCCACAAGACCTATGGCAAGCCCGTCTATGCCGTCTGTAAGGTTCACTGCATTGGATGCACCAACCATAACGAACATTGCAAACGGTATGTAAAACACCCCTAAGTCGAAAAGCCATCTCTTAAAGAAAGGCACACTTAAAACAGCAGGGAACGGGTCATCGGGGTTTATATATAAGAAGATGGTTATAGCCAGAGAAAGCACTATCTGAAAGCCAAACTTATAGCATGGCCTTAACCCCTTTGGGTTTTTCTTTGCTACCTTTAGGTAATCGTCTGCAAACCCGATTGCACCGAATCCTATAAGGCTCATGAGCATCATAAGGACATAGATGTTTTCGAGATTCCCCCATAAAAGCATAGAGGTCATTATAGAGGCGATTATGACTATTCCGCCCATCGTGGGCGTGCCTGCCTTGCCCATATGAATACTTGGTCCATCGTCCCTTATCTGCTGGGTAATCTGAAGTCTCCTTAATGCCCTTACAAGCAAAGGGCAAAGGACATATGTAAGGAAAGTCGCTGTAAGGATTGCCAGTGCAGTCCTGAATGTTATGTACCTGAATACATTAAATGGAGAGTATATCTCATGAAGACTATAAAGGAGTTTATAAAGCATCTTCTATCACCCTTTCCATCTTCATTCCTCTTGAGCCTTTAACGAGAACTATGTCTTCATCCCTCATCTCGTTAAGGAGAAGGCTTTTAGCTGACTCGGAATCTTCTGCCTTTACCGAGACTCCAGAGAAACTATCCGCAGAAAGACTCATAAGAGGACCAACTGCTATTAACAAATCCACAGGCAGTCCAGACATCCATGAGCCTAATTTTCTATGGGCAGTCTCTCCATAAGGACCTAACTCAAGCATATCTCCAAGAACAGCAATCGCCCTGCCACTCCTACCCTCTTTAAGCCTTATCATCTCCTTTATTGCCTCTTCCATGGATGCAGGGTTTGCATTATATACATCGCTAAGCAGGGTTACATTAGCCATCCTCTTTATCTCAAACCTCATTGGTACTCCCTTAAAGTCCTGAAGCCCACTCTTTATATCCTCAGTGCCGATGCCAAAGATATAGCCTATAGATGAGCCTGCAAGTGCATTGTAGATATTGAAGAGCCCTCCAACCTTGAGATTCACCATAACCGAGTCTTTACCTATGTGAAGAAGAAACTTCGAGCCCCTGTCAGAGACCTCTATATCGTCTGCATATACATCCAATTCTTTGCCATGTATGCCATATCTTATGATTCTACCCTTATAGCCATTTATTCCTTCAAGGAGGAAACTGTCATCTGCATTCACCGAAACAGTGTGAACCGTCTCGAGCAGTTCACACTTTGTCTTTCTCAGTGTGTGAATATCTCCAAAGCCCTCAAGGTGTGCATGCCCTATGTTTGTGACAACCCCATAGCCGGGCGAGGCTATAGCACAAAGCTCTTTTATGTCACCCGGTGCACTTGCACCCATCTCGAGGACAACTGCATCGTGCTCAGGCTCGATGCTCGAAAGGCTAAGCGGAAGCCCAATCTGGTTATTAAGGTTTCCTGAGTTTTTAAGGACCCTGAATTTTGAGCCGAGTATTCCTGCGACAAGCTCCTTTGTGGTTGTCTTTCCATTCGTTCCAGTTATAGCAATAACAGGTATGTCCTTTTTGATTCTTAGAAAATGGGCTATGTCCTGAAGAGCCCTCAAGGTATTTCCTACGCATATCAGGGTCTTTTTCCTCTTAAAACCATTTGGAGGCTCAGAAGGCGGAATGCTTACCAGAGCACCATCTCCTTTTTTTAATGCCTCATGGAGAAAGTCATGCCCATCGAAATTATAGCCCTTCAGTGCTATGAAGAGCTCTCCATCTTTGATTGTCCTCGAATCAATGGATATGGCAGGGAACTCTTCCATTTCGCCATAAATGCGTTTGCCTCTGGTTGCCTCTAATATATCCTTAAGTATAAGTGTTGCCATCATTTCATCTTTTCCCTTATTGCCTTTTCTGCCTCCTGCCTGTCTGAAAATGGTAGCCTCTTACCTTTTGTTTCCTGATAATCCTCATGCCCTTTGCCTGCAATGATAACCGAGTCTTCTGTGCCTGCCTCCATGACTGCCTGCCGAATTGCAGAGCTTCTATCAGGAACGATGTGGTAGTTTTCTTTTGTAATCCCTGAGAGTATGTCTTTTATAATCTCCATTGGCTCTTCTGCCCTTGGGTTGTCGGATGTTATATAGACTATGTCGCTTAGCTCAGTGGCAGAGCTTCCCATAAGAGGCCTTTTGCCCCTGTCCCTTTGTCCTCCACAGCCAAACACTGTTATGACCCTTCCCCTCTGCTTCGGGGTTACATCACGGGCAGTAAGGATAAGCATCCTTAGTGCATCTTCTGTGTGGGCATAATCTACCACGCAAAGGAAATCCTGTCCCAAAGAGACTTTTTCGAACCTTCCCTTTACATTTCCCGTTTCTTTTATAGCAGTCTTTATCACATCCCATTTAATGCCCATGGATAGGGACACGGCAGTCGAGGAAAGGATGTTATACACATTCGGAATGCCAACCATTGGAGAGTTAACCCTGAAATTGCTTTCACCATGCCTTATGACAAAGGAAATGCCATCAACCGAGTTTTCGATATCCACTGCCTTCAATTCAGCAGCCTTTTGGATGCCATATGTTATTACCTTTGCCTTTGTATGCCTTATAAGCTCCTTTCCATATGGGTCATCGATATTTATTACTGCAGTTCCGTTTTTATCGAGAAGCTCTACGAAAAGTCTTTTCTTTGCCTCAAAGTACTCCTTCATTGTCCCATGGAAGTCCAGATGGTCTCTTGTGAGATTCGTAAACACAGCAACACTGAATCTCGTATAATCCACCCTTTTTAAAGATAGGGCATGCGAGGAGACCTCTGAGACCGTATGACTTAATCCAGCCTTAAGCATCTCAAAGAGGAGCGACTGAAACTCCAATGCCTCTGGTGTGGTATGGGGCGCAGGGAAAGACCTATCGCCTATGACATAATTTATTGTGCCGATAAGTCCTGTCTTTTTACCGCTCTTCTCAAGTATGGATTTAATAAGATACGAGGTAGTCGTCTTTCCATTAGTGCCTGTAATGCCTATAACAGAAAGCCTTTCTGAGGGCCTTTCGTAAAAATTATTAGAGACAAAGGCAAGTGAAGACCTTGTGTCAGGAACTTGGATAAATGGGATTGCAGACTGTTTGTTCTCGCAAATGACTGTAGATGCACCTCTTTTAATGGCATCCGGGATAAAGTCATGTCCATCGAGGTTAAGCCCTTTCAAAGCAACAAAGAGGTCTCCGGGCATGACCTTTCTTGAGTCATAGTTAATCTGCCTGATGTCTATATCGGTGTCTGCACTGATGTTAAGTGTTTCCATATCCTCGATAAGCCTTTTCAATGTCATTTCCTTATACCCTTTACGCCAACTATAAGGGTGTTTTCCTCATCTGTGTTATCAAACGGAACATTCAGATACGAAAGAGCCTTCTCAGAGATAGCCTTAAACACAGGTGCGGCAACAGTGCCTCCATAGTAGGCTCCCTTTGGCTCGAATACAACGACTATGAGTGCAATCTTGGGGTTGTCCGCAGGAACAAAGCCTACAAACGAGCTTGCATATTTTTCCCTCGAATATTTCTTCAGCTCGGTATTTAGCATCTGGGTTGTGCCTGTCTTGCCTGCAACACGGTTACCCTCTACGGTTGCAGTTACTGCAGTGCCTTCCTCTGTCACAGAGATAAGGATTTCTTTTAAAATGCTTGCAGTCTTTCTGGATATTGCCCTCTTTTCATTTTTAGATTTAGCCGAATTAAATGTATAGATAACATATCCTTCGGGGGTCCTTATCTCTGATACCACATGAGGGGTAACGAGTATGCCTCCATTGGCAATTGCCGAATAAGCCCTGAGAATCTGAATAGGCGTAGCAGAAACACCGTAGCCTATGGATACAGTGGCAGTGGAGGCATCGTCTGTGCCCTGTGTCATCCATCCTTGAGCTTCCCCAGGAAGGTCAATGCCTGTTTTTTCTCCAAAACCAAATCGTCTTGCATATTTAAGAAGTCTCTCATTGCCAAGCTTAAGACCAATCATCACAGAGCCTACATTGGAGGATTCCTGAATGACCTCCTTGAATGTAAGCACACTGTTTCTATGGACATCGCTTATAAGCCATTTGCCTACCTTTATGGAGCCATTTGAGCAGTCAAATGTAGTATTCATGGTTACAATGCCTTCATCTAATCCTGCAACTGCGGTTATGAGCTTAAATGTCGAGCCCGGCTCATAGAGGTCTGTTATTGCCCTGTTTCGCCTTTCAGAGGTGGTTGCCATCTGAGGATTGTTTGGGTCATAAGTGGGCCTGCTTGCCATGGCAA
This region of Nitrospirota bacterium genomic DNA includes:
- a CDS encoding phospho-N-acetylmuramoyl-pentapeptide-transferase, producing the protein MLYKLLYSLHEIYSPFNVFRYITFRTALAILTATFLTYVLCPLLVRALRRLQITQQIRDDGPSIHMGKAGTPTMGGIVIIASIMTSMLLWGNLENIYVLMMLMSLIGFGAIGFADDYLKVAKKNPKGLRPCYKFGFQIVLSLAITIFLYINPDDPFPAVLSVPFFKRWLFDLGVFYIPFAMFVMVGASNAVNLTDGIDGLAIGLVGIATLATSVLVYISGHRGLADYLQVLYLPATGELTVFCGAMFGAALGFLWYNSYPADIFMGDVGSLGLGGALGTLAVITKHEIVLALVGGIFVAETISVLLQVASFKLTGKRLFKMAPIHHHFELKGWPEPKVIVRFWIAGIMLALLSLATLKVR
- a CDS encoding UDP-N-acetylmuramoyl-tripeptide--D-alanyl-D-alanine ligase, producing MMATLILKDILEATRGKRIYGEMEEFPAISIDSRTIKDGELFIALKGYNFDGHDFLHEALKKGDGALVSIPPSEPPNGFKRKKTLICVGNTLRALQDIAHFLRIKKDIPVIAITGTNGKTTTKELVAGILGSKFRVLKNSGNLNNQIGLPLSLSSIEPEHDAVVLEMGASAPGDIKELCAIASPGYGVVTNIGHAHLEGFGDIHTLRKTKCELLETVHTVSVNADDSFLLEGINGYKGRIIRYGIHGKELDVYADDIEVSDRGSKFLLHIGKDSVMVNLKVGGLFNIYNALAGSSIGYIFGIGTEDIKSGLQDFKGVPMRFEIKRMANVTLLSDVYNANPASMEEAIKEMIRLKEGRSGRAIAVLGDMLELGPYGETAHRKLGSWMSGLPVDLLIAVGPLMSLSADSFSGVSVKAEDSESAKSLLLNEMRDEDIVLVKGSRGMKMERVIEDAL
- a CDS encoding UDP-N-acetylmuramoyl-L-alanyl-D-glutamate--2,6-diaminopimelate ligase; protein product: MTLKRLIEDMETLNISADTDIDIRQINYDSRKVMPGDLFVALKGLNLDGHDFIPDAIKRGASTVICENKQSAIPFIQVPDTRSSLAFVSNNFYERPSERLSVIGITGTNGKTTTSYLIKSILEKSGKKTGLIGTINYVIGDRSFPAPHTTPEALEFQSLLFEMLKAGLSHTVSEVSSHALSLKRVDYTRFSVAVFTNLTRDHLDFHGTMKEYFEAKKRLFVELLDKNGTAVINIDDPYGKELIRHTKAKVITYGIQKAAELKAVDIENSVDGISFVIRHGESNFRVNSPMVGIPNVYNILSSTAVSLSMGIKWDVIKTAIKETGNVKGRFEKVSLGQDFLCVVDYAHTEDALRMLILTARDVTPKQRGRVITVFGCGGQRDRGKRPLMGSSATELSDIVYITSDNPRAEEPMEIIKDILSGITKENYHIVPDRSSAIRQAVMEAGTEDSVIIAGKGHEDYQETKGKRLPFSDRQEAEKAIREKMK
- a CDS encoding penicillin-binding protein 2 yields the protein MNKRAVILSTAIVFGFFLVVLRLSDIMLINHGRLSKKARQQQTLKKDIEVARGTIYDRRGRELAVNIETDSLYCNPKAVCFSTEQAHRVSVLTSARYEDLLKANASNRSFLWIKRKLDPEIVENIKALKIEGIGFMSELKRFYPRGRLLSHVIGSVGIDNQALEGIEVKYDEELKKPGGKISVLRDADGWQLSEGTPPYVRGNSIVVTIDEVLQHIMEEEIDLAVKKWSASHAVAIMMDPYTGEIFAMASRPTYDPNNPQMATTSERRNRAITDLYEPGSTFKLITAVAGLDEGIVTMNTTFDCSNGSIKVGKWLISDVHRNSVLTFKEVIQESSNVGSVMIGLKLGNERLLKYARRFGFGEKTGIDLPGEAQGWMTQGTDDASTATVSIGYGVSATPIQILRAYSAIANGGILVTPHVVSEIRTPEGYVIYTFNSAKSKNEKRAISRKTASILKEILISVTEEGTAVTATVEGNRVAGKTGTTQMLNTELKKYSREKYASSFVGFVPADNPKIALIVVVFEPKGAYYGGTVAAPVFKAISEKALSYLNVPFDNTDEENTLIVGVKGIRK